One segment of Oligoflexus sp. DNA contains the following:
- a CDS encoding DUF2254 domain-containing protein codes for MGERLRVLWNKLNAGYWMIPTLMAVGALGVSYLVVLLDMRFSTGKQESWWLGYTGGADGARSVLSAIASSMINVAGVVFSITVVILSLATQQFGTYILRSFMRDRSNQTVLGVFLGTYLYCLMLLRSVRGRDDDMPSASQFIPYIGVTLGLILAMISLGYLIFFIHHLAHSIKSSNLVAHSGRDFIQAIERLFPQEVTRPSSHIHSAPPSEGTLVTSLNAGYLQAVDGDGLVRLGAEKDVLIVLRARPGSFIGAGDPLALIASDPRQDFGDDMITRIRSAFILGDERTIDQDVSFGIEALVELVIRALSPGINNPVTALQCIDRLRDGLSRLAARPVPAAYRQDSQGVPRFHAEPLRFVELLDLSFGRLVYGARHHPDVLLSLLRALHILRKRVTDVLDQEAIMRHVRRIEHHFQAIDDEFFQERLKRAVL; via the coding sequence ATGGGCGAACGGCTGCGGGTGCTTTGGAATAAATTGAACGCCGGCTATTGGATGATTCCGACTTTGATGGCTGTCGGAGCGTTAGGCGTGTCATATCTTGTTGTGCTTCTTGATATGCGCTTCAGCACGGGGAAGCAGGAATCATGGTGGCTCGGATACACGGGTGGGGCCGATGGAGCCCGCTCAGTCCTGAGTGCGATCGCCTCGTCGATGATCAACGTGGCTGGCGTCGTCTTTTCCATAACGGTCGTGATTTTATCCTTGGCGACCCAGCAATTCGGAACCTATATTTTACGAAGTTTTATGCGCGATCGTAGTAATCAGACGGTCCTTGGGGTTTTCCTGGGGACGTACCTTTACTGTCTGATGCTGCTGCGTTCCGTGCGGGGCCGCGATGACGATATGCCGTCAGCCTCGCAGTTCATTCCTTACATCGGTGTCACGCTGGGCTTGATCCTGGCGATGATCAGCCTGGGCTACCTGATTTTTTTCATTCATCATCTCGCCCATTCCATCAAGTCGTCGAATCTGGTGGCCCATTCTGGACGCGACTTTATTCAGGCCATTGAGCGCCTGTTTCCCCAGGAGGTGACGCGACCGTCATCCCATATTCATAGCGCCCCACCCAGCGAGGGCACGCTGGTCACATCCCTCAACGCCGGTTATCTGCAGGCCGTTGATGGCGACGGCTTGGTCCGGCTTGGAGCGGAGAAGGACGTTCTGATCGTTCTGCGCGCTCGTCCGGGATCTTTCATCGGTGCGGGGGATCCGCTGGCTTTGATTGCGTCCGATCCTCGGCAGGATTTCGGGGACGACATGATTACGCGCATTCGCTCCGCGTTCATACTGGGTGATGAGCGCACGATAGATCAGGATGTTTCGTTCGGCATTGAAGCTCTGGTCGAACTCGTTATCAGGGCGCTGTCGCCGGGAATCAATAACCCCGTGACGGCTTTGCAGTGCATTGACCGACTCCGTGACGGCCTCTCGCGTCTGGCCGCGCGACCTGTTCCGGCAGCTTATCGGCAGGACTCGCAGGGCGTCCCCCGCTTTCATGCCGAACCACTTCGTTTCGTCGAGCTGCTTGATCTTTCCTTCGGCCGCCTCGTCTACGGTGCCCGTCATCATCCGGACGTTCTTTTGAGTCTGCTGAGGGCGCTGCATATACTGCGGAAGAGAGTTACCGATGTGTTGGATCAGGAGGCCATCATGCGTCACGTCCGCAGGATCGAACATCACTTCCAAGCCATTGATGATGAATTTTTTCAGGAACGCTTGAAGCGCGCAGTCCTGTGA
- a CDS encoding chloride channel protein, translating to MRTLYVRGSFHRAFIKAPYIIAAIITGLVSVGFGTVVDRVTEFASHMLKTQPLVFLALTPMAFGLSRWFVQKFGVAASGSGIPQVMAALSVDTHTRAQIEPLLNFKILLAKIVSGCLCLLGGGIVGREGPMVQVSAIIFLGVGDVFRKFKARVDYHSLIVAGGAAGVAAAFNTPLGGIVFAIEELLSQHFSKVRSALIVAVIIAGMVAQSFLGPYLYLGAVPLQTPKFSFIVPLLTVSALAGLMGGFFGKALIFTQTSIGDWSARRRLLWAVLCGFIVALFLVFMSDQAPYVTGGGTRLIRDILWQGKTVDFLLVLERFVVSLVTFISGCAGGIFAPSLAFGAALGKCLVYVFSGTDPVALTLIGMVSFLASVTRAPFTSMVLVTEMSDGHGLSLHVLLASLFAVGVARSVESRSYYHFQAEFYRRWITPQEPESDAESDQTR from the coding sequence TTGAGAACACTCTACGTTCGCGGCTCTTTTCACCGCGCTTTTATTAAAGCCCCTTACATCATCGCCGCTATTATCACCGGCCTTGTTTCGGTGGGCTTTGGTACTGTCGTGGACCGGGTGACAGAATTCGCCTCGCACATGCTGAAGACCCAGCCTTTGGTTTTTCTCGCACTCACCCCCATGGCCTTCGGTCTGTCCCGCTGGTTTGTGCAGAAGTTTGGGGTCGCGGCCTCAGGAAGCGGTATTCCCCAGGTCATGGCCGCGTTGAGCGTGGATACGCACACGAGGGCCCAGATCGAACCTTTATTGAATTTCAAGATTCTGCTGGCGAAAATCGTCAGCGGCTGTCTGTGCCTGCTGGGCGGCGGAATCGTCGGAAGAGAAGGGCCGATGGTCCAGGTTTCGGCCATTATTTTTCTTGGGGTCGGGGATGTCTTTCGGAAATTCAAGGCCCGGGTGGATTATCACAGCCTCATAGTCGCAGGTGGAGCAGCCGGTGTCGCGGCAGCCTTCAATACCCCTTTGGGCGGGATAGTCTTCGCCATCGAGGAGCTTCTCAGTCAGCATTTTTCGAAGGTAAGGTCGGCCTTGATTGTGGCTGTGATCATTGCCGGAATGGTCGCGCAAAGTTTCCTGGGGCCTTATCTCTATCTAGGGGCTGTTCCCCTTCAAACTCCAAAGTTCTCCTTTATCGTTCCGCTTTTGACCGTAAGCGCCTTGGCAGGACTGATGGGAGGTTTCTTTGGTAAAGCTTTGATCTTCACCCAGACCTCGATCGGGGACTGGTCGGCCAGGCGCCGGCTGCTATGGGCCGTTTTATGCGGATTTATCGTAGCCTTGTTCCTGGTCTTCATGAGTGATCAGGCTCCTTATGTGACGGGTGGCGGCACGCGACTCATCCGGGATATCCTTTGGCAGGGGAAAACTGTCGATTTTCTTTTGGTGCTGGAGCGTTTCGTCGTGTCCCTGGTGACATTCATATCAGGCTGCGCCGGAGGCATATTCGCGCCTTCTCTGGCCTTCGGAGCCGCGCTGGGGAAATGTCTTGTCTATGTTTTTTCTGGTACTGATCCGGTCGCCCTGACTTTGATCGGAATGGTCAGCTTTCTGGCATCTGTAACCCGGGCCCCCTTTACTTCCATGGTGCTCGTGACAGAGATGAGCGATGGCCATGGTCTCTCACTGCACGTTCTTCTCGCCAGCCTTTTCGCTGTCGGTGTCGCACGCAGCGTGGAGTCGCGGTCCTATTATCATTTTCAGGCAGAATTCTACCGCCGTTGGATAACACCCCAGGAACCCGAGTCCGACGCGGAATCCGATCAAACCCGATAG
- a CDS encoding enolase C-terminal domain-like protein, whose amino-acid sequence MKLDEKGPPITAVDVLPLTVPTDEPEADGTLEWTETTMIVVRIHAGGQTGLGYTYSQKGAASIIQDVLAPALQQQDPFAIAALWSMMRRKVRNFGPGGVATMAIAAVDVALWDLKARLFQAPLVTLLGAARTHVPIYGSGGFLTYTHERLHAQLGGWAAEGLRFVKMKIGADLTRERDRIAVARQAIGPDVQLFIDANGALTPREALFFCETLCREHNVSWFEEPVSSENLQGLHHIRKHAPPQLDIAAGEYGFDPVYFRLMLEAESVDVLQADATRCGGYTGFLQVDALCDAFEIPLSAHTAPALHLPVCCAAQKLRHLEYFHDHVRLEKMLFEGFPKLEHGDLVPDLTRPGHGLSLRMEVAERYRV is encoded by the coding sequence ATGAAACTCGATGAAAAAGGCCCACCCATCACAGCGGTCGATGTTTTGCCTCTGACGGTGCCCACCGATGAACCCGAAGCGGATGGAACACTGGAATGGACAGAGACCACGATGATCGTGGTCAGAATTCATGCAGGTGGTCAGACAGGATTGGGTTATACCTATTCCCAAAAAGGGGCAGCGTCCATCATTCAGGATGTGCTCGCGCCGGCCCTTCAGCAACAGGATCCCTTTGCAATAGCCGCGCTTTGGAGCATGATGCGGAGGAAGGTTCGCAATTTCGGACCTGGAGGCGTCGCGACGATGGCGATCGCGGCCGTGGACGTGGCCCTGTGGGATCTGAAGGCGCGTCTTTTCCAGGCGCCTCTCGTCACACTCCTCGGTGCGGCGCGCACCCATGTTCCGATCTATGGCAGCGGAGGTTTTCTCACCTACACTCATGAGCGCCTGCACGCTCAATTGGGGGGCTGGGCTGCGGAAGGCCTGCGCTTCGTCAAAATGAAAATCGGTGCGGATCTCACCAGGGAGCGCGACCGCATCGCCGTGGCTCGACAGGCGATTGGCCCGGATGTTCAACTTTTCATAGATGCCAACGGAGCCCTCACGCCGCGCGAAGCCCTTTTCTTCTGCGAAACCTTATGTCGCGAGCACAACGTCAGCTGGTTCGAGGAGCCTGTTTCCTCAGAGAATTTACAAGGCCTTCACCACATCCGCAAGCATGCGCCTCCCCAGCTCGACATTGCTGCGGGCGAATATGGTTTTGATCCCGTCTATTTCCGCCTCATGCTGGAGGCCGAAAGCGTGGACGTGCTGCAGGCGGACGCAACGCGCTGTGGCGGCTATACTGGATTTTTGCAGGTGGACGCGCTCTGCGATGCTTTTGAAATTCCACTCTCGGCCCACACGGCACCGGCCCTGCATTTGCCGGTCTGCTGCGCCGCGCAGAAACTCCGCCATCTCGAATATTTTCATGATCACGTGCGCCTGGAAAAAATGCTCTTCGAAGGATTTCCGAAGCTGGAGCATGGCGATCTGGTGCCTGACCTCACACGACCCGGCCACGGACTCAGTTTGAGGATGGAGGTGGCGGAACGCTATCGGGTTTGA
- a CDS encoding glycoside hydrolase family 15 protein produces MSLPLEDYAMIGNCHTAALVSRHGSIDWLCLPRFDSSACFAALLGDETHGHWSLCPRQAFDSQRSYVEGTLVMQTEFTTAQGCCRLTDGMLMDTGQPILIRIIEGLKGEVAMDLSLVIRFDYGSVVPWVRRLDEKGHCIHAVAGPDALVFHSDVPLHGHNLHTEAQFTVKGGQRLAFVMAWHASQEPRPVLPENAYHALRRTIYYWKEWADRNQDQGGVLRSLVTLKGLTYRPTGGIVAAPTTSLPERPGGDRNWDYRYCWLRDSTFTLYSLLTAGYREEAEAWRQWLLRAIAGTPRQLRIMYGLCGERRLSETNLDGLPGYEDSSPVRIGNAAHLQLQLDVFGEVMDTLHLGLRVGLPQSSDAWRLQRKLLDYLETVWHEPDEGIWEVRGPRRHFTHSKVMAWVAVDRAIKSAETFKLDGHLEAWRKLRERIRQDILTHGYNAELGSFVQSYGSRDLDASLLMIGLVGFLKADDPRVVGTIRAVEKELLQDGLVRRYRPRQELDGLAGEEGTFLACSFWLVDNYVLLGRRQEAHELYSHLISLRNDVGLFAEEYCPDRRRLVGNFPQAFSHIAHVNSAYNLFKPRGPAGDRSDAGRL; encoded by the coding sequence ATGTCGCTTCCCCTCGAAGATTACGCGATGATCGGCAACTGTCACACGGCGGCACTGGTGAGCCGCCATGGTTCCATCGACTGGTTGTGCCTTCCACGCTTCGATTCATCGGCATGTTTCGCAGCGCTCCTGGGCGATGAAACGCACGGACACTGGTCTCTCTGTCCCCGTCAGGCCTTTGATAGCCAACGCTCCTATGTGGAGGGGACTTTGGTCATGCAGACGGAATTCACGACAGCCCAAGGATGCTGTCGCTTGACCGACGGCATGCTGATGGATACCGGGCAACCTATTCTGATTCGCATCATCGAAGGCCTGAAGGGTGAGGTCGCTATGGATCTGAGCCTCGTCATTCGCTTTGATTATGGCAGCGTCGTCCCCTGGGTGCGACGCCTGGACGAGAAAGGTCACTGCATCCACGCCGTCGCCGGGCCCGACGCATTGGTTTTCCATTCCGATGTTCCCTTGCATGGACACAACCTGCATACCGAAGCGCAGTTCACTGTGAAAGGAGGACAACGATTGGCATTTGTCATGGCCTGGCATGCCTCGCAGGAACCACGTCCCGTCCTGCCTGAGAACGCTTATCACGCACTTCGCCGCACGATCTATTACTGGAAGGAATGGGCCGATCGGAATCAGGATCAGGGGGGCGTCTTGCGTTCTCTGGTGACCCTGAAAGGACTGACCTACAGGCCCACGGGCGGCATCGTCGCGGCGCCGACCACCTCGCTGCCCGAACGTCCGGGCGGGGATCGAAACTGGGACTACCGCTACTGTTGGCTCCGCGATTCGACATTCACCCTCTATTCCCTGCTGACCGCAGGCTATCGCGAAGAAGCCGAGGCCTGGCGTCAGTGGCTCCTGCGCGCCATTGCAGGGACGCCCAGGCAACTGCGCATCATGTATGGGCTCTGCGGCGAACGCAGGCTCAGCGAAACCAACCTCGATGGGCTTCCCGGTTATGAGGACTCCTCGCCAGTCAGGATCGGCAACGCTGCGCATCTTCAGCTCCAGCTGGATGTCTTCGGCGAAGTGATGGACACGCTTCATCTCGGACTGCGCGTTGGACTCCCGCAAAGCTCCGATGCCTGGCGCCTGCAGCGCAAACTGCTGGACTACCTGGAAACCGTCTGGCACGAACCCGACGAGGGCATCTGGGAAGTTCGTGGTCCCAGGCGCCACTTCACTCATTCCAAAGTCATGGCCTGGGTGGCTGTGGACCGCGCGATCAAATCCGCGGAAACCTTCAAGCTGGACGGCCACCTGGAAGCATGGCGCAAGCTGCGCGAGCGGATTCGTCAGGATATCCTCACGCATGGCTATAATGCCGAACTGGGCTCGTTCGTGCAGTCCTACGGATCGCGCGATCTGGATGCCAGCCTTCTCATGATCGGACTGGTAGGGTTTTTGAAGGCTGATGATCCGCGGGTCGTGGGCACCATTCGAGCCGTGGAAAAGGAATTGCTGCAGGATGGACTTGTCCGGCGTTATCGGCCTCGTCAGGAACTGGACGGACTCGCCGGCGAGGAAGGCACATTCCTCGCTTGCTCGTTCTGGCTCGTTGACAATTACGTGCTCCTCGGTCGACGGCAGGAAGCGCACGAACTTTATAGTCATTTGATTTCGCTTCGCAACGATGTGGGACTCTTCGCCGAGGAATACTGTCCTGATCGCCGTCGGCTCGTGGGCAATTTCCCACAGGCTTTTTCTCACATTGCTCATGTGAACTCAGCCTACAACCTCTTTAAACCCAGAGGTCCCGCTGGTGATCGCAGTGATGCGGGACGTCTCTGA
- a CDS encoding sensory rhodopsin transducer, with product MRAIGHLIWAIPEGYIPRESTGPSPEMLSHETACILNTGEDPADVEIYVFFSNREPAGPYHVQVPARRTRHLRFNDLDDPEPIPRGTDYASLLIANVPIVVQHTRLDSRQAANALISTIAFPS from the coding sequence ATGCGCGCCATTGGGCATCTCATCTGGGCCATACCCGAAGGCTATATTCCTCGTGAAAGCACCGGGCCATCTCCGGAAATGCTGAGTCATGAAACCGCCTGCATTCTGAACACCGGGGAGGATCCGGCGGATGTCGAGATTTACGTTTTTTTTAGCAATAGGGAACCGGCAGGACCTTATCATGTTCAGGTTCCTGCCCGGCGCACGCGACACCTGCGTTTCAATGATCTGGATGACCCTGAGCCCATACCCCGCGGCACGGATTACGCGAGTCTTTTGATTGCCAATGTCCCGATCGTCGTTCAGCATACCCGTCTCGACTCCAGGCAGGCGGCCAATGCTCTGATCAGTACGATCGCGTTTCCCAGCTGA